In one window of Mercurialis annua linkage group LG4, ddMerAnnu1.2, whole genome shotgun sequence DNA:
- the LOC126677280 gene encoding uncharacterized protein LOC126677280 codes for MELGYMLLNNVRKHLLYFKMEIGSSSGVRDRTHSPEIEYSEEDEEDLEEDPEEDPEEAPEEESEEDPEEEDFEEEELLDESDVEEYRSEHFWSYVRRYRNLREDADIANSQEQIALNQVRRQMRSFSIGMLTVRL; via the exons ATGGAGCTCGGTTACATGCTGCTGAATAACGTGAGGAAGcacctcctatatttcaaaatgg agattggtagttcttctggaGTCAGAGATAGAACCCATTCGCCAGAAATAGAGTatagtgaagaagatgaagaggatcttgaggaggatcctgaggaggaccCAGAAGAGGCTCCAGAGGAAGAATCAGAAGAAGATCCTGAAGAAGAGGACTTTGAAGAAGAGGAACTGTTAGATGAATCAGATGTTGAGGAATACAGaagtgagcatttctggtctTATGTGCGGAGATACCGTAATTTAAGGGAAGATGCAGATATAGCAAACAGTCAAGAACAGATAGCTCTAAACCAAGTTAGAAgacaaatgcgctccttttctatAGGAATGCTAACAGTACGGTTGTAA